A section of the Methanoregula formicica SMSP genome encodes:
- a CDS encoding COG1361 S-layer family protein, with amino-acid sequence MAHSRFSRTCGNAALVAIAILVCAAAVIIPASAATKYLQGSPDLSASVVGTNEFSPGEDATITILIRNTGVSTLKQLNQGTISYEDLPTTAKFSTIGLSSGTDAIIVKSDPQFVGDIPAGGAGRTVSFSAKISSNATIGEYQLPVTISYQVPDIERQEVADVYQYSYTKTSTTIPVTIRIKPEVKIAVVEAIPDTLSAGTSGYVVLKIRNDGPEDGIKASVKLTQSGSSAVIPTDSTAFVGDFPSGGIISSRFKISASKDAADQIYPVDVSVTYTNREGEIVTSRSESVGIPVSSKISFSVTSPVPSVAAGSHDDIEVTYRNNGRTTVYETQSRITTHGGVTAEGTVAYLGEIRPGETATALYEVAVSGETEPGMYTFDSKLRFRDALGNSMESDTVPVTIQVLPAKAGTIAGIPTTILVAGLILVVLAAGIGYMAYLRKTKPQ; translated from the coding sequence ATGGCCCATTCCCGTTTTTCCAGGACTTGTGGCAATGCTGCCCTTGTCGCAATCGCCATCCTTGTCTGCGCAGCAGCGGTCATCATCCCGGCTTCCGCAGCAACCAAATACCTCCAGGGAAGCCCGGATCTCTCTGCCAGCGTGGTGGGAACCAATGAGTTCTCCCCGGGAGAGGATGCCACCATTACCATCCTCATCAGGAATACCGGCGTCAGTACGCTCAAACAGCTCAACCAGGGCACGATCAGCTACGAGGACCTCCCGACAACGGCGAAATTCTCAACGATCGGGCTCTCTTCGGGGACCGATGCCATCATTGTCAAGAGCGATCCGCAGTTTGTCGGCGACATTCCCGCCGGGGGGGCAGGCAGGACAGTCAGCTTTTCCGCCAAGATCTCCTCGAACGCAACCATTGGCGAGTACCAGCTGCCGGTGACCATCAGTTACCAGGTTCCCGACATTGAGCGGCAGGAGGTCGCTGATGTCTACCAGTACTCCTACACGAAAACCAGCACGACCATCCCTGTCACCATCAGGATCAAACCTGAGGTAAAGATCGCGGTGGTCGAAGCCATTCCTGACACGCTCAGTGCAGGTACTTCCGGGTATGTTGTCCTCAAGATACGAAACGACGGGCCCGAGGATGGCATTAAGGCGAGCGTCAAACTCACGCAGAGCGGGTCGAGCGCAGTCATCCCGACCGACAGCACCGCGTTTGTCGGGGACTTCCCGAGTGGTGGTATCATCTCCTCCCGGTTCAAGATTTCTGCCTCCAAGGACGCTGCTGACCAGATTTACCCGGTCGATGTCTCCGTCACCTATACCAACCGGGAGGGCGAGATCGTCACCTCCCGGAGCGAATCCGTGGGTATCCCGGTAAGCTCCAAGATCAGTTTCTCCGTGACATCCCCCGTTCCTTCTGTTGCAGCAGGTTCGCATGATGACATCGAGGTCACGTACCGGAACAACGGCAGGACCACGGTCTATGAGACCCAGTCGCGGATCACCACCCATGGAGGAGTCACCGCAGAAGGCACGGTCGCGTACCTTGGCGAGATCCGCCCCGGGGAGACCGCGACTGCCCTCTACGAGGTTGCCGTGAGCGGGGAGACAGAGCCGGGGATGTATACCTTCGACAGCAAACTCCGGTTCCGTGACGCGCTGGGTAACAGCATGGAGTCCGACACCGTGCCGGTGACCATTCAGGTTCTCCCGGCAAAGGCCGGTACCATCGCAGGAATCCCGACAACAATCCTG